A genomic region of Runella rosea contains the following coding sequences:
- a CDS encoding nucleotide-diphospho-sugar transferase produces MFEVPILLIVFNRPQAAQKVFNELKKIRPKYLFVAADGPRSDKPDDVLKCEATREIFKQIDWRCELKTLFRDKNRGCGHGPAEAITWFFEQVEAGIILEDDCVPSAGFFPYCSTLLKRYKEDETIYMISGTNALKSWRRRRSSYFYSFMGHSLGWATWRRAWQKFDYSMEAWKTPEGKKAIRKVLNNQQYFRHFKLEFDKIYLEEPNDVWDFQWLFARWVNAGKTIVPSVNLISNIGFNADATHSFNENDLLANLPLKSIVFPLKHPSNKLDTFFDWYVFERFINTKKRSFVKKLLLKSVKLLLKYRFI; encoded by the coding sequence ATGTTTGAAGTTCCTATTTTATTGATTGTTTTCAACCGTCCTCAGGCGGCTCAAAAAGTCTTTAATGAGCTGAAGAAAATAAGGCCAAAATACTTGTTTGTGGCCGCCGACGGGCCAAGGTCCGACAAACCCGACGACGTTTTAAAGTGCGAGGCTACGCGAGAAATTTTCAAACAAATAGATTGGCGATGTGAATTGAAAACCTTATTTCGCGACAAAAACCGAGGCTGCGGACATGGGCCCGCCGAAGCAATTACTTGGTTTTTTGAGCAGGTAGAAGCAGGGATTATCTTGGAGGATGATTGTGTGCCTAGCGCGGGATTTTTCCCCTATTGTTCGACCTTGCTTAAACGCTATAAAGAGGATGAAACGATTTACATGATTTCGGGAACGAATGCCCTGAAATCGTGGCGACGGAGGAGAAGCTCCTATTTTTATTCGTTTATGGGGCATAGTTTAGGTTGGGCTACTTGGCGTCGTGCGTGGCAAAAATTTGACTATAGCATGGAAGCTTGGAAGACTCCAGAGGGGAAAAAAGCGATTCGAAAGGTCTTGAACAACCAGCAGTATTTTCGGCATTTTAAATTAGAATTTGACAAAATTTATCTGGAAGAACCCAATGACGTTTGGGATTTTCAATGGCTTTTTGCCCGTTGGGTCAATGCTGGTAAAACCATTGTTCCTTCGGTCAATCTTATTTCTAATATTGGGTTCAATGCGGATGCCACTCATTCATTCAATGAGAACGATTTATTGGCTAACCTTCCTTTGAAGTCAATTGTATTTCCATTGAAACACCCCAGCAATAAATTAGATACCTTTTTTGATTGGTACGTTTTTGAACGATTTATTAATACTAAAAAACGGAGTTTTGTTAAAAAACTGTTGCTCAAATCGGTCAAATTACTGCTAAAATACCGATTTATATAA
- a CDS encoding FkbM family methyltransferase has product MMKTFLKKIAQKYGYDILHLPTDPLVRQRLDLLKQYDINLIFDIGANVGQYAQKMREMGYQGEIVSFEPLPREFEQLKKKAEGDFRWKAAEFALGNFNGTAEINLAKNSYSSSILDILPVHVESAPDSIYVGTQTVTVRRLDDVIEQYYLPGQNIFVKIDTQGFERQVFEGSVASLSKINGFQMELSIVPLYEGETLMQEMVDLLRSHGFKLKLIEGGHRNYETGELLQVECFFFYAK; this is encoded by the coding sequence ATGATGAAAACATTTCTAAAAAAAATAGCCCAAAAATACGGGTATGATATTTTACACTTACCCACCGACCCGTTGGTAAGGCAGCGGCTAGATTTACTGAAACAGTACGATATAAACCTGATTTTTGATATTGGTGCCAATGTAGGTCAGTATGCCCAGAAGATGAGGGAAATGGGGTATCAGGGAGAAATCGTTTCCTTTGAACCTTTGCCTCGGGAGTTTGAGCAACTCAAAAAAAAAGCGGAAGGAGACTTTAGATGGAAAGCAGCGGAATTTGCGCTTGGTAATTTCAACGGGACGGCCGAAATCAATCTTGCTAAAAACTCATATAGCAGCTCAATTCTGGACATTCTGCCCGTGCACGTTGAAAGCGCCCCTGACTCTATTTATGTAGGGACACAAACGGTAACGGTTCGTCGGTTAGATGATGTGATTGAACAATATTATCTCCCAGGCCAAAATATCTTTGTTAAAATAGATACGCAAGGATTTGAAAGGCAAGTATTTGAGGGGAGTGTGGCTTCGCTCTCCAAAATTAACGGCTTCCAGATGGAATTGTCAATCGTGCCGCTGTACGAAGGCGAAACCCTGATGCAGGAGATGGTAGACTTACTGAGAAGTCATGGTTTTAAACTTAAACTCATAGAAGGTGGACACCGAAACTACGAGACGGGCGAGCTGCTTCAGGTAGAGTGTTTTTTCTTTTATGCTAAATAA
- a CDS encoding glycosyltransferase family 2 protein has translation MSLVSIITINLNNCKGLEKTIMSVISQRFTDYEFIVIDGGSSDGSLECIRAHQNYIHYWVSEPDKGIFNAMNKGIAQAKGDYCLFLNSGDWLVENVLMNSFGVDFEEDIIYGNSYLAHANGVIEELKYPSRLSMRYFFSATIGHQCTFIKRALLNAYGGYTEKFKIHADYEFWIKAIVIGNCTVKHWPVFVSYYDMSGISSRPNEWSQKEHKTILNTYFSANILADYDYWKKREKEMEILMWYKRQQTLYPLLVLFYKVLKNIRKLLKMSY, from the coding sequence ATGTCTCTAGTATCAATCATCACCATCAATCTCAACAACTGCAAAGGGCTAGAAAAAACCATCATGAGTGTAATTAGCCAGCGGTTTACCGATTATGAATTTATTGTGATTGATGGCGGGTCGAGTGACGGAAGCCTTGAATGCATAAGAGCGCACCAAAATTACATTCATTATTGGGTCTCTGAACCCGACAAGGGGATTTTCAACGCCATGAATAAGGGAATTGCCCAGGCCAAAGGGGACTATTGCCTGTTTTTAAACTCGGGAGATTGGCTGGTCGAAAATGTGTTGATGAACAGCTTTGGAGTTGATTTTGAGGAAGATATTATCTATGGAAATTCCTATCTGGCTCACGCTAACGGAGTCATTGAAGAATTAAAATATCCATCTCGGCTTTCTATGCGGTATTTTTTCAGTGCAACCATTGGCCACCAGTGTACCTTTATCAAAAGAGCACTTTTGAATGCTTACGGTGGGTATACCGAGAAATTTAAAATTCATGCTGATTACGAATTCTGGATTAAAGCGATTGTCATTGGCAATTGTACAGTGAAACATTGGCCTGTATTTGTATCTTATTATGACATGTCGGGAATTAGTTCTCGGCCCAATGAGTGGAGCCAAAAAGAGCATAAAACTATTTTGAATACGTATTTTTCAGCGAATATTTTGGCGGATTATGACTACTGGAAAAAACGGGAAAAGGAAATGGAGATTTTGATGTGGTATAAGCGCCAGCAGACGTTATACCCACTCCTTGTGCTGTTTTATAAGGTGCTAAAAAATATCAGGAAGTTGCTTAAAATGAGCTATTAA
- a CDS encoding methyltransferase domain-containing protein has product MKQFLSGILDKLGFMVVTKRKIKTYQLAKLEQEYPMLEDKGIFIKARANGGLKEKLVEQGKTRWLEIGCGGTFDDYFVYIDLFPETLVNQKGKYYRLDMVNATDESLQKLGKFDLIRMQHVFEHFTPEAGRTVLENCAKLLNKDGYILISTPDLRKYIGFYLSGQIRNNFDWALNRIPKDSPNSFYFSVFSHSLPFEKHEWCYDAEGLLYQLETVGKFKNAREITLEDEMANIPFTHNRPNEDVCVLAQLK; this is encoded by the coding sequence ATGAAGCAATTTCTTTCTGGAATCCTTGATAAGTTAGGGTTTATGGTCGTTACCAAACGAAAAATAAAGACTTATCAGTTGGCAAAACTAGAACAAGAGTACCCTATGTTGGAAGACAAAGGGATATTTATAAAAGCGCGGGCCAACGGAGGGTTAAAGGAAAAACTGGTGGAACAAGGCAAAACACGCTGGCTAGAAATCGGTTGCGGAGGTACGTTTGATGACTATTTTGTGTATATCGATTTGTTTCCCGAAACATTGGTCAATCAAAAAGGGAAATATTACCGGCTAGATATGGTCAATGCTACCGATGAGAGCCTTCAAAAACTCGGTAAATTTGACTTGATACGGATGCAGCACGTGTTTGAACATTTTACGCCTGAGGCAGGTAGAACGGTGCTGGAGAATTGCGCTAAACTCCTCAACAAAGACGGGTACATCCTCATCTCTACGCCCGATTTGAGAAAGTACATCGGATTTTATTTGTCAGGTCAAATCAGAAACAATTTTGATTGGGCTTTAAACAGAATCCCGAAAGATAGCCCTAACAGTTTCTATTTTTCCGTTTTTTCGCATAGCCTGCCGTTTGAAAAACACGAGTGGTGTTATGATGCCGAAGGGTTACTTTATCAGCTAGAGACGGTTGGGAAATTCAAAAACGCCCGAGAAATTACGCTCGAGGACGAAATGGCTAATATTCCTTTTACCCACAACCGGCCCAACGAAGATGTTTGTGTGCTGGCTCAATTGAAGTAG
- a CDS encoding glycosyltransferase, which produces MKIIDVSVVMCTYNGASHLREQLDSILTQTYPIKEVIIQDDKSTDTTWYILQEYAKKYACIRVFQNEVQLGVNQNFISAFHKAQGDYIAISDQDDVWKHEKIEVYINELENEPYSLVYSNSFITDKYLNVKSVMDFGKRNIYDMVWMGTIPGHSIMFKREILLQIKNLNEIDFIYDWLLNITSVSVGKIKQVKVPLTYWRRHDLTVTNLNYIPPVTEYMPPISVILYVMKLMMGKKTIKNFKWQFENVYLILKNFKRLKRMPLLIDFLYFYKKENIIGMLISSIIYMILRNDLPFNERMKSIYTPIYRYYYYKTDGDGLRG; this is translated from the coding sequence ATGAAAATAATTGATGTGTCGGTTGTGATGTGTACGTATAATGGAGCAAGCCATTTGAGAGAACAACTTGATTCAATTTTAACGCAGACTTATCCAATTAAAGAAGTTATTATTCAGGACGATAAATCAACGGATACTACATGGTATATTTTACAGGAGTATGCTAAAAAATATGCTTGCATTAGAGTATTTCAAAATGAAGTACAACTAGGTGTTAATCAGAACTTTATAAGCGCTTTCCATAAAGCACAGGGTGACTATATTGCAATTTCAGACCAAGATGATGTTTGGAAGCATGAAAAGATTGAAGTATATATTAATGAGCTTGAAAATGAACCATATTCTTTAGTCTACTCAAATTCTTTCATTACAGATAAGTACTTGAATGTAAAAAGTGTAATGGACTTCGGTAAACGCAATATCTATGACATGGTTTGGATGGGTACAATACCAGGACACTCAATTATGTTTAAGAGAGAAATTCTACTTCAGATAAAAAACCTAAATGAAATAGACTTTATCTACGATTGGTTGTTAAATATTACGTCTGTATCCGTTGGAAAAATAAAACAGGTAAAAGTTCCTTTAACTTATTGGAGGAGGCATGATCTGACGGTTACAAATTTAAATTATATCCCTCCTGTGACTGAGTATATGCCTCCAATAAGTGTGATTCTGTATGTGATGAAATTGATGATGGGGAAAAAAACTATTAAGAACTTTAAGTGGCAGTTTGAGAATGTATATCTTATTCTTAAGAATTTTAAAAGGTTGAAACGAATGCCATTACTTATTGATTTTTTATATTTTTATAAAAAAGAGAATATAATAGGAATGCTTATTTCTTCTATTATTTATATGATACTCAGAAATGATTTGCCCTTCAATGAAAGAATGAAATCAATATATACACCCATTTATAGGTATTATTACTATAAAACGGATGGCGATGGTTTAAGAGGGTAG
- a CDS encoding glycosyltransferase family 2 protein codes for MPKLSIITINYNNVEGLKKTIESVVNQTSQDFEYLVIDGGSTDESVEIIKRYADKINYWISEADNGIYQAMNKGIVKATGDYCQFLNSGDYLMAPDVTAKMLDNMPDCSILYGNKIREINGKMQVERSFAGRQVTLFDMYVSTFFHAPAYIKKTLFDTYGLYDESLKIVSDWKFYLITIGLNNEKVVYRDIDLVWFDPNGISSTNKALDKQERKVVLEQVLPPNIRLDYEEFARDGQIMRRLKKSKWAWFMILNLYRLFFRVDKYL; via the coding sequence ATGCCCAAGCTTTCCATTATTACCATTAATTACAACAACGTTGAGGGGCTGAAAAAAACCATCGAAAGCGTAGTGAATCAAACCTCTCAAGACTTTGAATATTTGGTCATTGATGGCGGCTCAACCGATGAAAGTGTAGAAATAATCAAGAGATATGCTGATAAAATCAACTATTGGATAAGTGAAGCCGATAATGGTATTTATCAGGCCATGAACAAGGGAATTGTGAAAGCAACAGGTGACTATTGCCAATTTTTGAACTCGGGCGATTATCTGATGGCGCCAGATGTGACCGCGAAGATGCTCGACAACATGCCCGACTGCAGTATTTTGTACGGCAATAAAATTCGAGAAATCAATGGTAAGATGCAGGTAGAACGCAGTTTTGCGGGCCGACAAGTGACCCTGTTTGATATGTATGTCTCTACGTTTTTTCACGCGCCTGCTTACATCAAAAAGACATTGTTTGATACCTACGGGTTGTACGATGAATCGCTCAAAATCGTGTCAGACTGGAAATTTTACCTCATTACCATCGGATTAAATAACGAAAAAGTGGTGTACAGAGACATTGATTTAGTGTGGTTTGACCCCAATGGAATCAGTAGTACCAATAAAGCATTGGATAAACAGGAACGAAAAGTGGTCTTGGAACAGGTACTGCCGCCCAATATTCGGTTGGACTATGAAGAGTTTGCGCGTGACGGTCAAATCATGCGCAGGCTAAAAAAAAGTAAATGGGCTTGGTTTATGATCCTTAATCTCTACCGACTTTTTTTTAGAGTAGATAAGTATTTGTAA
- a CDS encoding glycosyltransferase, with product MTQRKQSILNLSAVDYAGAGKFAVDFNDLLVNSEYNSYLVVKDVKTENPAVLCYPDHKLTAPFAKLFRKIAKVKWSRVSFDYDYYFYNLYEQYSVVSAKKILELVPVKPDVIFIHWVTDFLNAKIIHELYKLTGAKIYWLMIDNAPITGGCHYPWTCRRYQTDCGNCPAITSPEVKWLAQKNLALKLTYLPESMGLLVFSESDHKRARQSAVFRHKSIYKLLGLVDENKFVLGDQEAAKSHFGLATNHKVIFFGAASLKERRKGMHLLIEAIKILEAENVTYLIAGNAALPFENRSIKTIGYLDEGQLIKAYQAADIFVCPSIEDSGPMMINQSIMCGTPVVAFNTGVAQDLVHTGNTGYRADLGDYKDLAKGIAQLLQLDKTARRVMGENCRNLAVSLYGKQPFHAHIAKLVNA from the coding sequence ATGACTCAGCGCAAACAAAGTATTTTAAATCTATCGGCAGTAGATTATGCAGGAGCGGGTAAATTTGCCGTTGATTTTAATGATCTACTGGTTAACTCTGAGTACAATTCGTACTTGGTCGTAAAAGATGTCAAAACGGAAAACCCAGCTGTACTGTGCTATCCAGATCATAAACTTACGGCCCCTTTTGCCAAACTTTTCAGGAAAATAGCAAAAGTAAAATGGAGCCGAGTAAGTTTTGATTACGATTATTATTTCTATAATTTATATGAACAGTATTCTGTCGTATCTGCAAAAAAAATCCTTGAATTAGTCCCTGTCAAACCTGATGTTATTTTTATTCATTGGGTGACTGATTTTCTGAATGCCAAAATTATTCATGAGTTATACAAACTGACAGGTGCGAAAATATATTGGCTAATGATAGACAATGCTCCCATCACGGGAGGGTGTCATTATCCTTGGACATGTAGGAGGTACCAGACTGATTGTGGCAATTGCCCCGCTATTACATCGCCTGAGGTTAAGTGGTTGGCGCAAAAGAATTTAGCGTTGAAATTAACGTATCTACCCGAAAGTATGGGCTTGTTGGTGTTCTCCGAAAGCGATCATAAGAGAGCGCGCCAATCTGCGGTCTTTAGACACAAATCTATTTATAAACTACTAGGTTTGGTAGATGAAAATAAGTTTGTCCTTGGTGACCAAGAAGCGGCTAAATCGCATTTTGGATTGGCTACTAATCATAAGGTAATTTTCTTCGGGGCGGCTTCATTGAAAGAAAGAAGAAAAGGAATGCACTTGCTTATAGAGGCCATTAAGATCCTAGAAGCCGAAAATGTTACCTATTTGATTGCAGGAAATGCTGCTTTACCATTTGAAAATCGCAGTATCAAAACCATTGGATATTTGGACGAAGGGCAACTAATAAAAGCCTACCAAGCCGCCGATATTTTTGTCTGCCCTTCTATTGAAGACTCTGGCCCAATGATGATTAACCAATCTATTATGTGCGGAACACCCGTCGTGGCGTTCAATACAGGAGTCGCGCAAGATTTGGTGCATACTGGCAATACTGGGTACCGGGCAGATTTGGGTGATTATAAAGACTTAGCAAAAGGCATAGCACAACTTCTCCAACTGGACAAAACGGCCCGTAGGGTGATGGGAGAGAATTGTCGAAATTTAGCAGTTTCACTTTACGGGAAGCAACCGTTCCATGCTCATATTGCCAAGCTAGTAAATGCGTGA
- a CDS encoding glycosyltransferase family 2 protein — MTQLSVITINLNNSEGLLKTIESVVSQTFSSFEFIIIDGGSTDSSPRVIEEYSKHLTYWVSEPDQGIYHAMNKGIKVAKGNYCLFLNSGDWLVNHTVLADVFSENPTADIIAGDVYYYDNQRNSIQWHVESPDVLSAKILFQGSLPHQSTFIRRALFESIGYYNETLRIASDWLFFVEALLEKSCNYTHYQGVVSYFNMDGISCNPATNGLPKQEQLMVLKQKYPLFLADYDRLAQLEEQTNQWSGGREYLVFTYFQKIGLIQIGVFCLRLFRFLKRKMAFSR; from the coding sequence ATGACGCAGCTTTCGGTCATTACCATCAACTTGAATAACAGTGAAGGGCTACTAAAAACCATTGAAAGTGTTGTTAGCCAGACCTTTTCATCCTTTGAGTTTATTATCATAGATGGTGGGTCAACGGATAGCAGCCCCAGAGTGATTGAGGAATATTCAAAACACCTCACTTATTGGGTTTCTGAGCCTGATCAGGGTATATACCACGCCATGAACAAAGGCATCAAGGTCGCCAAGGGGAACTATTGCTTATTCCTAAACTCGGGTGATTGGTTGGTTAATCATACCGTGTTAGCCGATGTCTTTTCTGAAAATCCTACGGCTGATATTATCGCGGGTGATGTGTATTATTATGATAATCAACGAAATAGCATACAGTGGCACGTTGAATCGCCCGATGTATTGAGTGCCAAAATACTTTTTCAGGGCAGTTTGCCTCATCAGTCTACGTTTATTCGACGAGCTTTGTTTGAAAGCATAGGCTATTACAACGAGACCCTGCGTATCGCGTCTGATTGGCTCTTTTTTGTGGAGGCTTTGCTGGAAAAAAGTTGTAATTATACGCATTACCAAGGCGTAGTGTCCTATTTTAACATGGATGGGATAAGTTGCAACCCTGCGACGAATGGTTTGCCTAAACAAGAGCAGCTGATGGTTCTAAAGCAGAAGTATCCTTTATTTTTGGCTGATTATGACCGTTTGGCGCAGTTGGAAGAGCAGACAAATCAGTGGTCGGGAGGCCGTGAATATCTTGTTTTTACCTATTTTCAAAAGATAGGATTGATTCAGATAGGAGTATTTTGTTTGAGATTGTTCCGTTTTTTGAAACGTAAAATGGCCTTTAGCCGCTAA
- a CDS encoding GNAT family N-acetyltransferase, with translation MIKLDQQLGRIEELEWDSLFFGRRIGKIILNTNQDLEELDETLNRAQLQDYQLIYVFSSPSIVLPALLLRKFDSQLVDTKVVYTQRLSDVSSSESFDTIYPFNSADDLSELYNLAFESGQYSRYRVDPFFTEQDFQGLYREWIDKSVQGIIADEVFLYKLEGKILGMVTLKIVGNRGVIGLMAVGAAYRGQAIGKKLLNYIKKFLASKEIRQLDVATQLENRAACLFYEKNGFSIASGTDIYHVWL, from the coding sequence ATGATAAAATTAGACCAGCAATTAGGCCGTATTGAAGAACTGGAATGGGATAGCCTTTTCTTTGGCCGGAGGATTGGCAAGATTATATTAAACACAAATCAAGACTTAGAAGAACTTGACGAAACGCTTAATCGCGCTCAACTTCAAGACTACCAGTTGATTTATGTTTTTTCTTCACCAAGCATTGTTCTGCCTGCCTTGTTGCTTAGAAAGTTTGATAGCCAACTTGTTGATACAAAAGTTGTATATACGCAAAGACTCTCTGATGTATCATCCAGTGAAAGTTTCGACACTATTTACCCATTTAATTCAGCCGATGACCTTTCTGAATTATACAATTTGGCCTTTGAAAGCGGTCAATATTCAAGGTACAGAGTGGACCCATTTTTCACTGAACAAGATTTTCAAGGCCTTTACCGAGAGTGGATTGATAAATCAGTTCAGGGTATTATTGCTGATGAAGTCTTTCTGTATAAACTTGAGGGTAAGATTTTGGGCATGGTGACGCTAAAAATTGTTGGGAATAGGGGTGTGATTGGCCTGATGGCCGTAGGGGCTGCGTATAGAGGTCAGGCCATAGGGAAAAAACTGCTCAATTATATTAAGAAGTTTTTAGCAAGTAAAGAAATAAGGCAACTAGACGTAGCTACTCAATTGGAGAATCGAGCCGCTTGCCTGTTTTATGAAAAAAACGGCTTTAGTATTGCTAGCGGAACAGATATTTATCACGTTTGGTTATGA
- the rffA gene encoding dTDP-4-amino-4,6-dideoxygalactose transaminase — protein MSAIEIPFNKPYLTGKETAYIVEAVQSGKISGNGLFTQKCHRFFEEKYGFKKVLLTTSCTDALEMAAILANIQPGDEVIVPSYTFVSSALAFVRQGAKIIFADSYSDNPNIDATQIESLITPKTKAIVPVHYAGVACDMDIIMELATRYNLLVIEDAAQAIDAYYKGQPLGTIGHLAAFSFHETKNIIAGEGGMLAINDERFLKRAETIWEKGTNRAEFFRGEINKYGWVDIGSSFLPSEIISAFLYAQLENMEDIQQKRTSLWNYYHEKLSPLAAQGFIQLPAVPNYSTNNAHLFYLICHSINDRESLIKQLKENGILAVFHYLSLHSSPFYTAQHDGRLLSNSDCFSDCLVRLPLFYELTFGDIDKITTLIEQIYPEYNHAQAFHYYH, from the coding sequence ATGAGTGCTATTGAAATACCCTTTAATAAGCCTTACCTCACTGGTAAAGAGACCGCCTATATTGTCGAGGCAGTTCAATCGGGAAAAATTTCGGGTAATGGGTTATTTACCCAAAAATGCCATCGTTTTTTTGAAGAAAAATACGGCTTCAAAAAAGTTTTATTGACCACATCTTGCACCGATGCCCTCGAAATGGCGGCCATACTGGCTAATATCCAGCCTGGTGATGAAGTCATTGTTCCTTCTTATACGTTTGTCTCGTCGGCCTTGGCATTTGTCAGACAGGGGGCAAAGATTATTTTCGCCGATAGCTATTCTGATAATCCCAATATTGATGCCACACAAATAGAATCTCTCATTACGCCCAAAACCAAAGCAATTGTCCCCGTACATTATGCAGGAGTTGCCTGTGACATGGACATCATTATGGAATTGGCAACTCGTTATAATTTGTTGGTAATTGAAGATGCTGCCCAAGCCATAGACGCCTATTATAAAGGCCAGCCTTTAGGGACTATTGGGCACTTAGCTGCTTTTTCATTTCACGAAACCAAGAATATCATTGCAGGGGAAGGAGGAATGTTGGCCATAAATGATGAGCGATTTTTGAAGCGTGCCGAAACGATTTGGGAAAAAGGTACCAACCGTGCGGAATTCTTTAGGGGTGAAATCAATAAATATGGATGGGTAGACATAGGCTCCTCATTTTTGCCTTCCGAGATAATTTCGGCGTTCCTCTACGCTCAGTTAGAAAATATGGAGGATATTCAGCAAAAAAGAACGTCTCTTTGGAATTATTACCATGAAAAATTGAGTCCTTTGGCTGCTCAAGGTTTTATTCAGCTTCCAGCAGTCCCTAATTATTCGACCAACAACGCGCATTTATTTTACTTGATTTGTCATTCTATCAACGACAGAGAATCCCTCATAAAGCAACTGAAAGAGAACGGAATTTTGGCAGTATTTCACTATTTAAGCTTGCACAGCAGCCCATTTTACACCGCACAACACGATGGTAGGTTGCTTAGTAATTCTGATTGTTTTAGTGATTGTTTGGTGCGACTTCCTTTATTCTATGAGCTGACTTTCGGTGATATAGACAAAATAACTACGCTCATTGAGCAAATATATCCTGAGTACAATCATGCCCAAGCTTTCCATTATTACCATTAA
- a CDS encoding glycosyltransferase, whose protein sequence is MKVYLDPWTDVDYTAYYIQGLYEIYGIKNVQFSSRYFNGNKPNRALKFVVESGVRISRYVIDWSDATTVEREDYEWCDFYGKINYNEKATPEELRAKIKKLAPGFGIKIWSLYNSVFLAGSNCLKSTPPLKQTKRFLSKYIKQNRHLPIESYCPGQSKGDYVFSVSALWNSDEWIRNDETVNLYRARFFEVCKSIESLHFEGGFVYSQIKNRNPRFQHLMLDTDWILKEEYIAKIKDSTLVFNTPAWAMCHGWKLGEYLALGKAIISTPLMNDLPAPLEHGKHIHFVSGEEDEIKKAVELLLNDKEYRQHLEKGAYEYYTKYASPIQSIKLLAE, encoded by the coding sequence ATGAAAGTGTATCTTGACCCTTGGACAGATGTAGATTATACGGCATATTATATTCAAGGTTTGTATGAAATTTATGGCATAAAAAACGTTCAGTTTTCTAGTCGTTATTTTAATGGAAATAAACCTAATCGGGCATTAAAGTTTGTGGTAGAAAGCGGAGTGAGAATAAGCAGATACGTGATTGATTGGAGTGACGCAACCACCGTGGAGCGGGAAGATTATGAATGGTGCGATTTTTACGGCAAAATCAATTATAATGAAAAGGCAACTCCCGAAGAATTAAGGGCCAAAATCAAAAAATTAGCCCCAGGTTTCGGTATCAAAATATGGAGTTTATACAATAGCGTGTTTCTTGCAGGTTCAAATTGTCTTAAATCAACCCCTCCCTTGAAGCAGACCAAGCGGTTTTTGTCAAAGTATATAAAGCAAAATAGGCATCTACCGATAGAAAGTTATTGTCCTGGACAATCAAAGGGCGATTATGTGTTCTCCGTGAGTGCCTTGTGGAACAGTGATGAATGGATTCGCAACGATGAAACTGTCAATTTATATCGTGCTCGCTTTTTCGAGGTCTGTAAATCAATTGAAAGCCTGCATTTTGAAGGCGGGTTTGTATATAGCCAAATCAAAAATAGGAATCCTCGTTTTCAACACTTAATGTTGGATACGGATTGGATTTTGAAAGAAGAATACATCGCTAAAATCAAGGACTCAACCCTCGTCTTTAATACGCCCGCTTGGGCTATGTGCCACGGATGGAAGTTGGGGGAGTATTTGGCCTTAGGCAAAGCCATTATTTCAACACCCTTAATGAATGACTTGCCCGCTCCACTTGAACATGGGAAACACATTCATTTCGTATCTGGCGAAGAAGATGAGATAAAAAAAGCCGTTGAACTTTTGCTTAATGATAAAGAATACAGACAGCATTTAGAAAAAGGTGCGTATGAGTACTATACAAAGTATGCCTCGCCTATTCAATCGATAAAACTTTTAGCTGAGTAA